Within Oncorhynchus masou masou isolate Uvic2021 chromosome 17, UVic_Omas_1.1, whole genome shotgun sequence, the genomic segment CAACGAACGGGTTCGTTCAGTTTACTTCCAGCGTGCAAGAATGTAACGAAACTCCTCCTGCTGCAACATTCCTTCCTGCTGCAACATTCCTTCCTGCCGCAACATGCTGGAATGTAACGAAAACCTCCTGCTGCAACATTCCTTCCTGCCGCAACATGCTGGAATGTAACGAAAACCTCCTGCTGCAACATTCCTTCCTTCCGCAACATGCTACAATGTAACAAATAAAAAATTACAACTTCCTCTTGGGTTTGAAGTCACTTTTGTAGCTGTGTATAAATGAAAAGCTACGTTTTCCTGATACTTGAGTCAATGAAAACATTTCCTCATAAAGAGCTATAGTGAAcaacattttactgagttacagatcatataaggaaatcagtcaattgaaataaattcactaGTCCCCAATCtttggatttcatatgactggaaatacagagagaaaaaaggtaggggcgtggatcagaaaaccagtcagtatctggtgtgaccatcatagagttgatcaggctgttgattgtggcctgtgtaatgttgtcccactcctcttcaatggctgtgcaaagttgttgAATATTGGCAGGAACCTGAACACACTGTTGTACACGTCGTCAATCTAGACtctagagcatcccaaacatgctcaatcgATGACATGTCTGTACggaggccatggaagaacagggacattttcagcttccatgcATTGTGCACAGATAGATCCTTGCggcatggggccgtgcattatcatgctgaaacatgaggtggcgGCGGCAGATGAaaggcacgacaatgggcctcaggatctcatcacggtatctctgtgcgttcaaattaccatcgataaaatgaaattgtgttcgttgtccatagtttatgcctggccataccacaaccccaccatggggcactctgttcacaatgttgacatcaggaaaccatacacgtggtctgtggttgtgaggccggttctACATACTGccaattctctaaaatgacatttgaGGCAACTTCTGGTAGAGAAaggaacattcaattctctggcagcagctctggtggacattcctgcaatccaCATGCCAATTGTactcccttaaaacttgagacatcagcacaaggtgcacttgtgtaatgatcatgcagtttcatcagattcttgatatgacacacctgtcaggtggatggattgtcttggcaaaggagaaatgctcactaacaaggatgtgaACACATTTGtgtacaacattttagagaaataaacttttttctgtgcatatggaacattactgggatattttattttagctcatgaaacattgtaccaacactttacatgttgcgattatatttttgttcactgtaGATTTTAACCTCAAATTCTAAATGAAACAAATGAGAATCAAGTGCAAACTGCAGTTAAAAATCTTTAATATAtttatacatatatttatatatgtacaCATTGACTTACGTATTACTGTAATGGCGAGTAACACAATTGCATTAATTAAAAGTGATTGGGGGGCACAAGTTAACCATCTCTCCAAATAAATACAAACTTGTCATGTGTTTTTACACACACATGCGCAGGGCTGTAGCTACATATGAAGACACCAAGGTCCGGACACTGAGGTATAATGGTCCGGACCTCGGTCATTCTttacaattaaaaaaataaaacatttatttaaaaaaaaaaaaaaatgtacgaACCGACTTGGGGTCTCCACTTACGGTTGAGAGATAGAATAGTAAAATACACAAGGTGTAATTTAAAaacttggttgtgcatcagctGTTTTCCTTTTGTTACATGTCACTCACTGACAATCACTCAATTGTGGCGGGTACTGGTAAATGGgtctagttagtctagccagctaaacgtgtagtaatcatggttgaattaccAACTGGGCACATGTCCTATTAACACAGCATAagtcatgacaaaatgtgtagaattgcaggaaattagctttaagaCTGCAACAACAAGAATATGTATGTAAAGCAAATGTAGTTGTTTACCTTTTGTTACTAAAATACTTTTTCTGTTAACAGATCCCTCTGTACGTATTAATTTCTAGTTTGTAATCCCGGTGCAGAGTTAATGTGAGTTAATGTGTAGCGGCTAATCGTATAGCTAATAGGCTGTGTTTGTAGGCCGACTGAGGTGAACGGAGCAACAGCAACCAGTGTGATAATGGCTGGGGTCATTTAAGCTTGTTTTTGCTGTTCTTCAAATAGCATTTTAGAGTTTATAAATTGTATaaatgcagtaaatgagcttTAACTTAAAATTTCTTTGATTGGGTAAAATCtaggattggggggggggggtcctgctaCACAATATTGTACCCTGCTGAACGCACCCCAGGTGGAACCCCAAGTAATAGTGGTATTAATCATGCACCAAATAACAGTCCCTTACACCGTAACTGCAGGCAGAGGCGTCATGCCAATTGAAACCACAATACATTGTTTCTTTAACACGGAATTCATTAAAATGATACTGAATATGGCTTCCGGTGACACCTTGTTCACCAGCCTGATTCTTCACCAACATCTAATCGTCATCGTTCCCGATGAGTAAATCTTTGTCACCTCAGTTCCCTCCTAGACCTATTGTATACAACCATGTTAGTTATCATATAAACACACTGGTAGAAACATTGTAGTGGCACCAGCAAAGTCCTCCGCCCACGTCAAGTCCTAATCATAGATAACATTTATTTTAAACGTGAATACAAATGCCGACATGCACAATAATACTGTCAAACATAATAAACTACAAAATATGTATAGAGACCGTATAAGTCCCAGGGCATCGTTCCAGGGCAGTCCCCGGTCCCATAGTCCTTCATAGTGTCGTAAACATAGTTAAGAAAATCTTGATTTCAGAGTTTCAGAAATGTACCGTCAAGTCACAAGGTGTGACTGAGCCGGTACATTGAATAGGTGCTGTATGCTGCCCTCTGGTGGTGACGACGGGAGGGAGGCGCGCTACAGGAAGGGGTTGGTGTTGGAGCTTCCAGAGGGGTAGGATCCGGCCGGGGCTCCCGCCTGGTTGGAGACAATGGGTTAATCAATATTGTAAAATACATGACCATCGGCATGACTGCCAAACGTTCATCCATGAAGttagcagagacagacagacagagagagggcacaCATACGCGTTTTTACATTGGTCCCATGCAGAAGTTGTATGTGTGTAAGTCAATTGTATGTGTTCGGACTTGTATTTTGTTGGTCAAAGTCAGGCACAAAGTGTTTCACACTTGTATTACCATCAAAGACCACAAAATGTTCTTTGACATGATCTGGAAACATACACACTATTAAATACTCCCCATAAATGGGTTATTGGTCATCCCAGGACCAGCCATGAGCTGCCCAAAGGGGGTCATGGAGGGCTTGGTCTGTCCATAGACTGTATATCCACCAGGGCCTGTCAATGCAGAGAAAAAAACGGATTAAGGCTTAATGCTCTGTTTACCAATTAGGTTCCCAAATAGTGGAATGATGGCTATTTAGTTGCAGAGTGGATACTAGCCAGAAACATGCTCTTTGTTTATAGTGTAGGGTCACAAGAAAAGTCACAGCACAAAAATTGTTTTGGAAATCACCACTTTAATGTTATGGCCAAACTATATTGTGAATGAAACTACACTACTTACCATTAGGTTGTTGGGGTTGGTAGGCCCCCGACTGGGGGTAAGGGCAGGGGGCCTGGCCAGGGAAGGGCTGCTGGAAGGTCCCACTAAAACTGGTCGGGAGGCAGTAAGAAGAGGCATTCCCAAAGCCAGCAGGCATACTCATAGAGCCTGTGCCAAACGAGgctaggatacagagagagatgggagtgggGCGGAGTGAGTAACATGAACACAGTGGCAAACACAAACAAACCTTTCAATGTACAGGATCTACTGATATCAAACAATGCAATttcagacaaagagagacaactgGATGaggcccaaacacacacacttgatatGCATGTATGCACTTTCATgtgctcacacaaacacacctgcGGCCGGTGCTATACCATTGGTCTGGAAGGGGTTGGTGGCCATATCCggggcagcagcagcaacaaatgGGTTATTGGACGAGACGGCTGAAACAACAGGAAATGACATCATGCTCTCATTAGGTTTGAGAGTCAACCATTTCAGAAAATACTGTAGGTGTAACAATCCACTCACCTCCAAAGCCTTGCTGCATGTTAGGTAAGACTGGCTGAGTCTGGGCAGGCGAGGTTCCCAACACAGCTCCAAACAAATTCCTAGATTCACTTAAATACAAAACATGAATACATTTCTTAGCTCATTGAaccacaaaaaaaatatataactatTTTTGAGGAGATCTAAATGCAAAggctaaaaatgtatttttagtgCCAAGTTTTGGAGTGGTGTCTGGCTCTCACCCCTGGACACTACTCCCTGTGGGGGCAGAGGAGCTCAGCTCGTTGTCCAACTCAGCCAGGGCAGCGTAGCGGTCCTCTGCCGAGGTGCCCAGCTGGGACTGGGCTGGTACAGCACCAGCCACTGACGGCACTGGGACACCTCGCcctacagagagcgagagagacatacACATGGGTCAatatacacacattcacacacaggaGAAAGGACATGGACACTAACACACTAAAGAAAGAGGCACACATGGTATGATAAAAACAAGCTAACCTGTTCCCCTGTTGGGCTTGGGACAGAGATAAAAACAAGCTAACCTGTTCCCCTGTTGGGCTTGGGACAGAGATAAAAACAAGCTAACCTGTTCCCCTGTTGGGCTTGGAACAGAGATAAAAACAAGCTAACCTGTTCCCCTGTTGGGCTTGGAACAGAGATAAAAACAAGCTAACCTGTTCCCCTGTTGGGCTTGGGACAGAGATAAAAACAAGCTAACCTGTTCCCCTGTTGGGCTTGGAACAGAGATAAAAACAAGCTAACCTGTTCCCCTGTTGGGCTTGGAACAGAGATAAAACAAGCTAACCTGTTCCCCTGTTGGGCTTGGAACAGAGATAAGAAACAAGCTAACCTGTTCCCCTGTTGGGCTTGGAACAGAGATAAAAACAAGCTAACCTGTTCCCCTGTTGGGCTTGGGACAGAGATAAAAACAAGCTAACCTGTTCCCCTGTTGGGCTTGGAACAGAGATAATGAATGAAATGACATTTCATTTTCATATCAAACCGCCTATAAGCAACCCatcccttatgggattaattgacacaAACAAACATTGCAATAATTCACTGTGGCAATTAAATAATGTAAATGAGAGGGTTTGTATGAGAATGGGACCCGGCGGTACCTGACGCAAACGACTGAGAGGGGGGTGAGGTCCTGAAATGCAGAGGTAATCCAGAGTTGCCAAACATCTCAAAGTTGGCAAAGTCAGCTTTTGAGTTAACCTTAGTCACTGCAAACCACAAGAGGAGGAAACACAAAACCCTGGcaatgtgaggaatgaggaatgGTGTGACGGTAAAACCCTGACAATGGGAGGAGCAGCAAATGACAATGATTTAACATACAAACAACATTATAATGACTTGTGTAGCTGCTTAGGCACATTCACAGTTTTACTACACTACTCTTCTTAACTCATTTGCATGAACTCGAGATGTATTTCATTTTGACTCCTTGAAGACAAATCATTCAAATCCACTCAACATTGGGCAGCGTCTAAATCCAATTGAAAAAGgtcaatctgcagttgctacatacattttttgaACAAATTGAACTTATTAAATGTACCCATTGagtcttgaagaatataacttataaatgcctcgtgAGCTTAGTTCAACAGTTGTACCCCGTCAGAaatccaaaatataagcttgttttacttcaatgtttgtaaacaaagtaaatgtaaacaaaacaCTAAAAATCCTCTAAACATGGTTAAAaccatcatggatggtcagtccttgcatccatagtggTCTATGAAtgtgagagtggttacatttctccagccccatccatcAGCTTTATAGCAAAACAATAGTCTTATTGTTTCCACTGCTGATTGCTGCTTTAAATACAATTTTCACTTAGTCTCCCATTAACATCCACGCATGACTAAGTGGAAGTTCAACCTAAATGGAAGTTAAGATTTGCCCCTGGGAGTTTGAGCGAAGGCCACTCTCAATCATTACTAGATTGTCTTGGGAACCTGGTTGGCTAGGGAAACCTGATTGGCTCATTACCTGATTGGCTGGGGAAATTCGCAAAGTTGGCAAAATTGGCGTTGCTGGCAGCCTGAGAGGGCAGAGCGGCAAAGATGTCTCCACCCAGGTCTGTAAGGAGGTCAAACTTCTTCTCCTGAACTATGGGATGGGCCAGGGAACGAACCACCATTGGGgactggcagagggagagagaccatgAGGAATAATTCATAACAATTTAGCAACGTATATATAGCGCTTTTCAAAGAATCTTAAAGTGCCTGCACTTCAAAGCACAAAAAAAAAGACAGGTAATTTAGAAAAACAACATCACAACGTTATGAAAGGGACAGCCATGGCTTGAGTGGTCATCTGAGGAAGGGGGTCAAGCAGGGAGAGACAGTCCAGAGGCAGGCAGGAAGTGTGATGTCGTCAAGGTGTCTCACTGTCTCTGACTTTCCCGTAGTAGAACTCAGTCAGATGAAGTCTGAGCTAAGCCACTGTAGTCTATGGACTCCGTAGaaggtaggtagctagctaccaAAATTAAGCGCCCACTTGGATGATGCTATGGCAGTCACGTGGCACTAGAAAGCACACCACATTTCAATAATAATTAAATAGCAGCCTTGTAACGTCGTCCTCCCTAAGAGCCTCATCACTGCAGTCTTGCTTTCGGCTTCTCTTCATCCTCCAGACACGAGCTGGCATTCGAATCAAaacagctagccagctaactttaacgttagctagctc encodes:
- the agfg1b gene encoding arf-GAP domain and FG repeat-containing protein 1b isoform X2, with translation MATSAKRKQEEAHLKMLREMTSQPPNRKCFDCDQRGPTYANMTVGSFVCTTCSGILRGLNPPHRVKSISMTTFTLQEIEFLQKHTNEVCKYIWLGLYDDKTLVVPDFREPQKVKEFLQEKYEKKRWYVPPDQARTVAMAQASKSGSSASSTASTPEVQPLKTLQLNKTPPTRQSPMVVRSLAHPIVQEKKFDLLTDLGGDIFAALPSQAASNANFANFANFPSQSVTKVNSKADFANFEMFGNSGLPLHFRTSPPSQSFASGRGVPVPSVAGAVPAQSQLGTSAEDRYAALAELDNELSSSAPTGSSVQGNLFGAVLGTSPAQTQPVLPNMQQGFGAVSSNNPFVAAAAPDMATNPFQTNGIAPAAASFGTGSMSMPAGFGNASSYCLPTSFSGTFQQPFPGQAPCPYPQSGAYQPQQPNGPGGYTVYGQTKPSMTPFGQLMAGPGMTNNPFMAGAPAGSYPSGSSNTNPFL
- the agfg1b gene encoding arf-GAP domain and FG repeat-containing protein 1b isoform X4 gives rise to the protein MATSAKRKQEEAHLKMLREMTSQPPNRKCFDCDQRGPTYANMTVGSFVCTTCSGILRGLNPPHRVKSISMTTFTLQEIEFLQKHTNEVCKYIWLGLYDDKTLVVPDFREPQKVKEFLQEKYEKKRWYVPPDQARTVAMAQASKSGSSASSTASTPEVQPLKTLQLNKTPPTRQSPMVVRSLAHPIVQEKKFDLLTDLGGDIFAALPSQAASNANFANFANFPSQSGRGVPVPSVAGAVPAQSQLGTSAEDRYAALAELDNELSSSAPTGSSVQGESRNLFGAVLGTSPAQTQPVLPNMQQGFGAVSSNNPFVAAAAPDMATNPFQTNGIAPAAASFGTGSMSMPAGFGNASSYCLPTSFSGTFQQPFPGQAPCPYPQSGAYQPQQPNGPGGYTVYGQTKPSMTPFGQLMAGPGMTNNPFMAGAPAGSYPSGSSNTNPFL
- the agfg1b gene encoding arf-GAP domain and FG repeat-containing protein 1b isoform X1, with amino-acid sequence MATSAKRKQEEAHLKMLREMTSQPPNRKCFDCDQRGPTYANMTVGSFVCTTCSGILRGLNPPHRVKSISMTTFTLQEIEFLQKHTNEVCKYIWLGLYDDKTLVVPDFREPQKVKEFLQEKYEKKRWYVPPDQARTVAMAQASKSGSSASSTASTPEVQPLKTLQLNKTPPTRQSPMVVRSLAHPIVQEKKFDLLTDLGGDIFAALPSQAASNANFANFANFPSQSVTKVNSKADFANFEMFGNSGLPLHFRTSPPSQSFASGRGVPVPSVAGAVPAQSQLGTSAEDRYAALAELDNELSSSAPTGSSVQGESRNLFGAVLGTSPAQTQPVLPNMQQGFGAVSSNNPFVAAAAPDMATNPFQTNGIAPAAASFGTGSMSMPAGFGNASSYCLPTSFSGTFQQPFPGQAPCPYPQSGAYQPQQPNGPGGYTVYGQTKPSMTPFGQLMAGPGMTNNPFMAGAPAGSYPSGSSNTNPFL
- the agfg1b gene encoding arf-GAP domain and FG repeat-containing protein 1b isoform X3, whose amino-acid sequence is MATSAKRKQEEAHLKMLREMTSQPPNRKCFDCDQRGPTYANMTVGSFVCTTCSGILRGLNPPHRVKSISMTTFTLQEIEFLQKHTNEVCKYIWLGLYDDKTLVVPDFREPQKVKEFLQEKYEKKRWYVPPDQARTVAMAQASKSGSSASSTASTPEVQPLKTLQLNKTPPTRQSPMVVRSLAHPIVQEKKFDLLTDLGGDIFAALPSQAASNANFANFANFPSQSVTKVNSKADFANFEMFGNSGLPLHFRTSPPSQSFASGRGVPVPSVAGAVPAQSQLGTSAEDRYAALAELDNELSSSAPTGSSVQGESRNLFGAVLGTSPAQTQPVLPNMQQGFGAVSSNNPFVAAAAPDMATNPFQTNGIAPAAASFGTGSMSMPAGFGNASSYCLPTSFSGTFQQPFPGQAPCPYPQSGAYQPQQPNGPGGYTVYGQTKPSMTPFGQLMAGPGMTNNPFMGSI